DNA from Gemmatimonadaceae bacterium:
GATCTCGATCTGGTAGCCGTAGTGCAGATCCTTCACCGGCACCACCGCCCGCGCGGGCTTGTGACTCCCCATCATGCGCACGTAAGCCGCGTTCACTTCGCCCCACAGCGCGATATCGCTGATGTAGATGGTCATCTGCAGCACGTGGTCGAGGTCTGAACCCGCCGCCCGAAGGATGGCCTGCACGTTGCGCAGCGTTTGCTCCGTCTGCTCGCCAATGGTGCCGACGGCATGCTCCGATTGCCCAGGAACGATCGCCAGCTGACCGGCGACATATACGACGCCATTGTGGACAACGGCCTGGGAGTAGTGGCCGGCAGGAACGGGCGCGGTCTCGGTCTGGACGAACTGCATCGCTGGAGTCGGTTGAGGTCGAGTCGTCAGCCCCGCTCAGACGGAGGCATCGGGGCCAGGACGTTGCGTCGGGTGATCCAGAAGACCGTAACAGCGGCGATGATGCCCCCGGCCAGGAGCGAAGCAAAGACGGCGCGCAGATCCTGTCCACCGTAGAATCGTGTCGCCGCCGCTCCCGTATAGGTGAGCGTGAGCCCCCAGCCCCAGGCGAACGGCGCCAGCCAGGGCCGGCGCTTGCGCCATCCCCACAGTATGATCGGGCCCAGCACGACATAGGCCAACTGCGCCCAGAACACGGACCACTGGCCCGTACCGGACGGACGTGGCTCGGCCGTCACCAGATTCACAAGCCCCGCGATGCTGCCCGCAAACAGCAGCGTCATCGC
Protein-coding regions in this window:
- a CDS encoding RidA family protein, producing the protein MQFVQTETAPVPAGHYSQAVVHNGVVYVAGQLAIVPGQSEHAVGTIGEQTEQTLRNVQAILRAAGSDLDHVLQMTIYISDIALWGEVNAAYVRMMGSHKPARAVVPVKDLHYGYQIEIQAIAAVKPS